The following is a genomic window from Butyricimonas faecihominis.
GGGAGCCTTCTTCTACGGCGGGTAAACCCATCCTCGGACAGATTATTTCCAATGACTTGTCCAACGTGCTTATCGTGGTGATCCGGTATTTCGGGGGAATTAAGTTAGGGGTATCCGGTTTGATTCAAGCCTATAAAGAAGCTGCCGCCGATGCGATCAATCATGCAGAGATCGTGGAGCGTACGGTAGATGAAGTTATTCACGTGCGTTTTACTTATGTCGTGATGAATGACGTGATGAAAGTATTGAAAGAAGAAGAACCGGACATTTTATCCCGAAATTTTGAGATGGAATGTGAGATGACTTTGTCTATCAGACAGAAAGATATGCCTCGTCTTAGAGAACGTTTGTTGAAGATCGAGTCTTTGAGTATCGAAGAATAGCGAATTTCATTTGCCCCT
Proteins encoded in this region:
- a CDS encoding IMPACT family protein, which gives rise to MEEDKYRTVNAIAEGLYKEKGSRFISFIYPVKSEEEIKDIVTGLKTKYYDARHHCYAYCLGANRERFRANDDGEPSSTAGKPILGQIISNDLSNVLIVVIRYFGGIKLGVSGLIQAYKEAAADAINHAEIVERTVDEVIHVRFTYVVMNDVMKVLKEEEPDILSRNFEMECEMTLSIRQKDMPRLRERLLKIESLSIEE